The DNA window aaaaaaaatgaaataagtacGAAAATCTCATGAGCTACTCCTCCTATTTTTGAAGATAAAAACCTAAGAATTTGTATCTCACCTGTCTCCAAAGGACATGCGGTAGCCCCGCCCCACCCCACCCAGCAGATGAGGGTGGCGGCGAAGGCGTAGACTTACAGCCCATTTCTTTTTTGCTAGCCCGCCGAAGAGGAGGATGAGGCCCGGCATTGACTGGACGGCTACCAGGGCGGCGGCGGTGAGCTGCCATGCGTTGTCGGCGGCCATTGATTGTTTGGTTGTGTGCAAATGGCAATATGTGGGATGAATGTGGTGTCTTTATGGTGGGATGTATTTCACGTCATTGGCCGGCTCTCTTACTCTCTTGGCTGCTTCTTTTTTTCAGTGTGATTAATTGAGATACTTGGAAATTAAATACCGTAAAATCTTTGGACCTTGTTGCATTACTTATAAACATAGATAGATATTCATTCCACGTCGAAATACAAATATCATCGGGGATTTTTGAAGATCACGTctctaactttttaaaaatctgAACCAATAAAGCTATCAATTCGTTATTCTAACTGGTCAAATTAGTTCATTGAAACTAATACAAGGATTGGATTAATCATAATCATTAAAAAACCTTAAATTCAACATGAACCAATAAAGCTATCAATTGTTCAACAGTGTCAATTTCAAACCTGATCACCCGATCCAGGCCAACTTTTTAAACAATGAAGTCACCCATATTATAGATTTTTTTGTCATTCTATCGTCGAATATCTAGAATTGGGAAACTCAAGCTCCACTTTGCATAGGCCATGAAAGGGTCAACAAATGACTCTTTCACAAGTAAAAAACCTATACGAGTCGGAGAGCACAACACCTGCTCAAGTCACCCTACATAACTTGATCAATCACAACAATTTCTCTACCAACTGTGTGAAGTCTTAACAATGTTGAAATGGAAAATATTGCAAATTTGTCTATGGACAGTTATGCAGCCATGAAAACAAAAGACCTACCAAATTCATGAGTTACACGTTAGAGAGTGACAAATATAACGACCACACGAGTTTTTCTTTTAACCAAGCATGCGAAGAGAGTTTGCAGCAGGGGAAAGGCTTTTCAACCGATTCACCTTCGTCTCTTGCCCATTTCCGGGCAGCTCAATGCTCCTCAATCTTCTTCAGACCTTTCATATCCGTTGTTTCAACCCTGCAAAACCcaatcaaaattgaaatttatgGCAAATCATTCCAGTTACAAGCACATTTAAGCCGCCCTGACATTTTTTAGACAAAAATACATTAGAGGTAGTTGGTGAATACCCAATCAATTTATGAGGCTTAACACATAATGCAAACACACAGGCATTATAGATTTGTCTTCTTGCCATTCTTTAAATTTACAAAACTTTGAATAATCTAAAGTTAAGGACCAATCGACTGGCTCGTATGCTCTCTAACCGAACATGTTTGCAAGACCACAAGCCAAATGCCAGTATAGCTTGAGCCCTACAAATACCTGAAGTCAGTAGCAGTGCCCCTAATATTTGCATCACACCCGATGCACACAATTAACTAAGCATATATATCTCAACTGAAGTTCAATACTTTTAAGGGAGAAGAATTGCCATTTTGAGAAATGTGCTAATTTAGATAgttcaaaataaatgtttactTTGAAGAAAGAAGATGTCAAGCCATTTTTAATGCCTTTCACAGAGCATATTATAACACACTGGGAAATTAAAATATAGAATACTTATAAACATCATTAGTCAATTCAAAAAAGGTTATTCGTTTCCCCAGATATCTTGAGTTTGCAAGTCCATATCAACATCATGTTTGGTAGGATACAGTATGTAATGTATAATTCTTTGTTTTGCTAGGATGCATTCACATTAAATATGTTAAATATTTGTTATGATTATGATTTGTATTAGGTATATTAACTTGGAGGTGGCATGCAGGATCACACAAATCTGTATAATATCTTTGAGCTTTTCGTTTATAAAGAATGTGTGTTTTGTACCAAGCATGATATTAGGGTGTAATGGGCATACTAACAACCTAACTACCGATACCAAACAAGCACCAAGGGGATGAGGCATAGTTGCCTACTGAAAATTGGTATTGAAAAATTTGGCAGCTTAATCACCCAATTTGACTCTGCAATCGTAAAAATGATAGGTTGCCAAAAGAGAAGTGCAATGAAAACTTACGTTGATCCAAATAGAGCAATCTTTTGAACTTTCGAAATTTCAGAACCAGATTGATTTTCCTCGATGAAGATTGTCAAGCTGATTAAGAACAATTAGTGAGAACAGTTACAAAAGATATTGGCTGTGCAATGTAATTGAGTGTATAGGCATAGAGACAAAAACACACCTGCGAACATTCTGAAACTTGACGTATTTCAATATAACTGGTTTTCCCTACAAAGTTTTTTAGTATATCCGGCATCATATTTCATATAAAATTGCAACCACAAGCAGGTAAACAACGTTTATATCAAGCAAACAAGATGAAAATGAGAAGCACTAAGTTTACCTTAAGGTTGTCCTCGGATAAAACAGCGACATCACTTGGGGGGAAATCATTGACATTACTGTGGACTTATAATAATCAGAACAGTTCAAAAACAGCAAGAGAGATATAAATGATTAATCCTCAGAAATACCTAAATCCCATGTGCTCTCGGTTAGCAAAAAGTTTCACcgtttttggacctggaatttCCAAAATAGCACTAGTATGAGTGAACACTCAATCAATGGGATTGTCACCGATACAATaggaaagaataaaaaaaatttgttcaATATATTATTTGGGGATTTCGGAGTGAGACCTTCTTTTTGGgggaataaaaagaaaaaaatcaggCACAATATTATAGCAAGAGAATCAATGAAAGTCACTGAAGAAAGAGATTTTACTGCATCAGTATGAAATGAGATTTTAAGAGCTAGTTACCTTCCTCCTCAGGACCATTAATTACAATGGAATGAATTTTAACAACTTGATTAAAGGGAACGTAGATTAAGAGTTGCTCATCCGCATCACTTTCCAAGTGCAAACCTTCGTCTTCCCTGTACCCCTGATACAAAACAAGCATTTACAATCTATAATGGTCAAAGATGCAGCATTGAAACAACACTAACATATTATTTGGCTTGGCAGCGCCCCCAAGCATAATCTCTTACAGTTGAACTAGGTGATTACCTATTTACTTTGTGCTTTAATTTATAACCATATGAACGGAAAATCTAAGCAAAATGGAATTTGACAGGGAACACTAAAATTGCGACAAAAGAAAGAGTTTTCGGATTCAAAAGAGATGGAGGACAAGATTCGTGTGAAACTTATGAAAAGACAGAGTGAGTAAATTGAAAGTGTACAAGAATCAGATGTTGAAGAAGATGCTTCTAGGGCAAAATAGAAGTATATTAGACAAAGTCACAAAAATTGATAAGGAGATCGGGCGACCACAGAACAGTTTGAGGAGTCCCTGAGACTACAACATCGAACAATAGGCAAAGTACAAAAGCCAAATCTCAAGTACGCCGATGTCGCAAATATTGATGAAGATATGTCTAGAGAACCATGCTCAAATGATGAACCATCTTGGGATATGTTCCCCAAAGATCACAACACTACAAGATTTCACAAGCTAAAAGGGGAATTTATATAAGAAAAGAAAGATGGTGTCGAATAAAAGCATTGAGAAGTCTTCTCCACTGGCTGGCTGACTTAGGGATTGTCTAGAAGGAATGAGAAAATTGCTTCATGTAGGTTTTGAGATTTGCAAAATGCAATACTAATTAAATGGCCAGATTTGGAGGCCTCTAAATACTTCGAGAAAGGCTGTGACAAGATGCATTGTGCAACTTAGCAATATTTCGATGTAATAAGCTAACACACGCAACCAACTAGAACATTCTAGGTTAATGAAATCGGCCACGTCGTTGTTCATAAATAAGTCAGGCTTAGATTAGAAAGAGACGATGAAAGAAGAAGTGGCCTTGCAGAACAATAAGGTGCGTGATGTGTATATATGCGTATCGAgattttgtgtttttatgtgttGTGTACACATTGTCTAGTTCAACAAAATTCTCGTTTTCGCCTAACAAGACATCAAATTACGCCAAAATCGTGAAGCATATTAAAacttctttcaatttaagaaaAGCTCCAATTGATAAATGCTCAAATCCATTAACTTGAGAAAACGGTAAAGAATCCTAAGAGAGACAATAACCCCAAGTCCCCAAACCCAAGGGGAATCTGACAAATAATATAGTACTACCTGTTTGAGAGCATTAGGAAGAGAGTGGCTGCTGTTTTGATTCAAACATTCCACACTAGACCAGTCGATAAACTCCATCAAATCAACCTGATCATTAGTCAATGCATCAAACATTTGATCAAACAAACGCATAACTTTTTCTACAAAAAAAGCAGCATGCATAAAATTGAGAGAATCGCATAAGCAAGAGATAATATTACTTGATTTCGATGGAGAGAGGAGGCTGCTTCGGTGGCCATGGCAGCTGGAAATGCGATGCTCAGAAATTGGGATGGAGAAAAAAGGGCGATTCCCTCTCTTTGGATTCAGATTTGTCGACTTAAAAACCTATCGCCCTCTGAAAAAAACGCGTTAGGAATGATATACATATACTATGTGAAGTCTCTGTAAAATCA is part of the Salvia splendens isolate huo1 chromosome 6, SspV2, whole genome shotgun sequence genome and encodes:
- the LOC121807263 gene encoding PITH domain-containing protein At3g04780-like, producing MATEAASSLHRNQVDLMEFIDWSSVECLNQNSSHSLPNALKQGYREDEGLHLESDADEQLLIYVPFNQVVKIHSIVINGPEEEGPKTVKLFANREHMGFSNVNDFPPSDVAVLSEDNLKGKPVILKYVKFQNVRSLTIFIEENQSGSEISKVQKIALFGSTVETTDMKGLKKIEEH